The genomic DNA CATAGTTAAAAAGGATCGCACTCAGGAAATTAAGCAAGTTCTTAAAACCTTACAAAGTGACCCCCGATTTACGGATTTGCTGTAAAATTTAGCACCCTTGGTAGAGACTTAATAGTCTTATTCTCAATTATATCTGGATAATTTATTCTAGTCTGTAATATTGAGCTTAATCAACACTTTTGGGTCTTCACCAAGGGGATCATGATGAAATTTATTTTTGGTTAATAAAAACCCAGATTTCTTCATCAAAAACTTTTAATAAATCACTGAATGTGATCATTTTTCCCTAATTTTGAATAATATTGAATGTTGAATTTATTGGTTATCAAAAATGTTTTTAACTCACACTGTACCTAGACAACGGGAAATTATTGAGGTAGTCTTCCGCAATGGTTGGGATTATATGCGAGGTTTACTCACTGGTGGTAAAACTGATGAACCCCAGTTACCTACACCAGCGGTATTAAAAAATATTTTGGTGGATTTGGGGCCAGTTTATGTCAAGCTCGGTCAACTACTTTCTACCCGTCCAGATTTATTGAGTGCCGCTTATATTGAAGAACTTTCATCTTTACAAGACGAAGTACCCGCAGTTCCTTGGTCGGAAATAGAAGTTATTATCCGCAAACAGTTAAAAAACCCACTAGAAGAAACTTTTCGGATGGTTAATCATCTTCCAGTGGCTGCGGGATCAATTGCCCAAACCCATCGGGCTATTTTAGCAGATGGTCGGGAAGTTGCACTCAAAGTCCAAAGGCCAGGAATAGATATCACTATTGCCCAGGATATCGCCTTAATTCAAGGTATCGCTGATTTGGTAGCCAGAACTGATTTTGGGCAAACCTATGAAATTAAATCCGTTGCGGAAGAGTTTACGAAGGCTTTGGAAGCAGAGTTGGATTTTACACGGGAAGCTGGTTATACCGATCAACTGCGGCGGAATTTATCCCAAAGTCCTTGGTATGATCCTACACAAATTGTGGTCGCAGAAATTGATTGGAGTTTGACTACCCAAAAGTTACTGGTGATGGAATGGTTGGATGGTGTGCCTTTACTTGACGCAGATTTAAGTGTTGGTGATAGTGATACTGAACAAGATTTAATCAGTAAGCGTACAGCTATCACTAGCTTGTTATTTAGGGCATTTTTTCAGCAATTATATATTGATGGTTTTTTTCATGCTGATCCCCATCCTGGTAATTTGTTCTATCTCGCAGATGGCCGGGTGGCTCTTTTAGATTGTGGGATGGTGGGGAGACTTGATCCCCGCACTCAGCAAATTTTAACGGAATTGTTATTAGCAATTGTAGATATAGATGCTCAACGCTGCGCTCAGTTAACTTTACAACTTTCTGATTCTGCTCAACCTGTGATTTTGGCTCGGTTAGAAAATGATTATGACCGAATGTTGCGACAGTATTATAATGCCAGTCTGACTGATATTAATTTCAGTCAAGTTATCTATGAGATTTTACAGGTAGCTCGCAATAATAAAATTCGCTTACCCAGTAATATGGGTCTTTATGCGAAAACTTTGGCAAATTTAGAAGGGGTAGCCCGTAATTTTAATCCTAATATCAATTTATTTGATGAAATTAAACCTTTAATTACAGATTTATTCCGTCGTCAATTGTTGGGAGATGCTCCTGTGCGATCTCTCCTTCGTACAGCTTTAGATATTAAACGTCTCTCTTTACAATCTCCCCGTCAAATCGAACTCTTGTTAAATCGGGTTACTTCAGAAACTCTACAATGGAACTTATCATTAAAAGGATTAGACGGTTTACGTCGAACTATGGATGATGCTGCTAACCGTCTTTCTTTTAGTATTCTGGTCGGGTCTTTAATTATGGGCGCAGCCATGATTTCTAGTCAAGCCCAAACATCTCAATTATCTTTTGTAAGTAGTATTTTATTTGCTGCTGCTAGTTTATTAGGGTTATGGTTAATAATTAGCATTTTGCGATCAGGACGTTTAAAATAGTCGAAGCGACTCAAATTAGCGGAGTATTGTTAGCTTCATAAGTGTTAATCTTTGTATCTAATTGATAATGATATTTTATCAGTATACAAAGCATATCCATGTAATATTCTGATTCTTGAATTATTTCTTTTTTATGTCAATGATCATAGCAGAAAACCTCAGTAAATCCTATCCAGTAGCTATTAAACAACCTGGATTAAAAGGAACTATCAACCACTTTTTTAACCGTAAATATCTTAATATTAACGCTGTTAAAAATATATCTTTTACCATTCAAGCAGGAGAAGTAGTCGGTTTTTTAGGTCCTAATGGTGCGGGAAAAACCACAACTCTAAAAATGCTCACTGGTTTAATTCATCCCTCCAGTGGAAAAGTCAATGTCGCTGGTTTTATTCCCTTTCGTCGTCAAGAATCATTCTTACAAAACATCACCCTAGTCATGGGACAAAAACAGCAATTAATCTGGGATTTACCAGCACTTGATTCTTTGAAAATTAATGCCGCAGTTTACAATATTTCTGATCAAGAATTTCATCGTCGTCTTGGTGAATTAACAGAAATGCTATCTTTGGAAGGTAAACTTACTCAACCTGTCAGAAAACTTTCATTAGGGGAAAGAATGAAAGCTGAATTATTAGCAGCACTTTTACATCGTCCCCAAGTTTTATTTTTAGATGAACCAACTTTAGGATTAGATGTAAATGCTCAAGTCGGAGTACGGGATTTTTTAAGAGAGTACAACAAACTATATCAAGCCACAGTATTATTAACTAGCCACTACATGGCAGATATTACAGCTTTATGTGAAAGGGTATTGTTAATTCACCAAGGAGAATTAATGTATGATGGTAATTTAGATGAATTATTAGAAAGCTTTGCACCTTACAGAGAAATTAACATCGAATTATCCCAACCTTTACCAGCAGAAAAACTCATGTCCTATGGAGACATTCAACTCTTAGAAGGTCGCACCGTTAAATTTATCGTGCAAAGAGACGCACTTACCAGCACAGTATCACAAATTTTAGCTAATTTAGAAGTCATAGATTTAACAGTCACTGAACCATCTGTAGAAGAAGTGATTGGTAGAGTTTTTCAATCTGGTGTTGTTGAATAGGTGACAGGTGCTACGCCACAGTGACAGTATGATGAGGAATAGATAATAGTAAACTTAACATAAAATTCACCAGAAAATATTGATATCTACCATGAAAAACTTTACTAAAAAAATCCTTACTTTATTAACAGTATATTATGCCTATATGCTGGAATATCGCTCCGAACTGGTGTTATGGATTTTATCTGGAACTTTACCAATAATACTTATGGGAGTTTGGATACAAGCAGCAGAAGGAGGCAACTTTGGCTTAACATCACTGGAATTTGCCAGATACTTTTTCGCTGTTTTTCTCACCAGACAATTAACAGTTGTTTGGGTAATTTTTGATTTTGAAAGAGAAGTAGTAGAAGGTAAACTTTCACCCCGGTTATTACAACCAATTGACCCTGGTTTTTATCATCTAGCTACTCACGTTTCTGAAAGATTTGCACGAATGCCACTGGTATTTTTAATAATAGGTTTATTTTTCTTATTATATCCCCAAGCTTTTTGGATACCAAGTTTACCTAATATATTATTATTTACCTTAGCTGCGGTACTTGCTTTCACGCTGAGATTTATAATTCAATATACATTTGCTATGTTTACTTTTTGGACGGAAAGGGCTACAGCTTTAGAAAATTTTTGGTTTTTATTTTTTCTATTTTTCTCTGGTTTAATTGCACCTTTAGAAGTTTTTCCAGAAAATGTTAGAAACGTAGTTATGTTTACACCATTCCCTTACATGATTAATTTTCCTGCTAATATTTTAGTAGGAATACCTGTAGATTTAACCAGGGGATTTTTATCAATGTTAGGGTGGATACTCATATTTTTAGGACTAAATCGCTTGTTATGGCGTGCAGGTTTAAAGCGATATTCAGGCATGGGAGCATGAATATAATTTGTAATCAATCTTCCTGGGGGCAATCATCCCAAAGAGTGGTAATTTCTCGTAAACTCTGATGAGTGCCATTACCTAAAATTAAATGATCCAACAAGGGAATATTTAAAACTAGCGCCCCTGATAATAATTGTTTTGTTAATTCTATATCTGCCTCACTGGGTTCTAAATTGCCAGAAGGATGGTTATGGGCAATTATCATCCTGGTTGCACCATGTCGAATTACTTCCCGAAAAATATCACGGGGGGAAGCTAAGGTTTCTGTGGCAGTGCCAATGGTAATTACTTTTGTCC from Okeanomitos corallinicola TIOX110 includes the following:
- a CDS encoding ABC-2 family transporter protein, producing MKNFTKKILTLLTVYYAYMLEYRSELVLWILSGTLPIILMGVWIQAAEGGNFGLTSLEFARYFFAVFLTRQLTVVWVIFDFEREVVEGKLSPRLLQPIDPGFYHLATHVSERFARMPLVFLIIGLFFLLYPQAFWIPSLPNILLFTLAAVLAFTLRFIIQYTFAMFTFWTERATALENFWFLFFLFFSGLIAPLEVFPENVRNVVMFTPFPYMINFPANILVGIPVDLTRGFLSMLGWILIFLGLNRLLWRAGLKRYSGMGA
- a CDS encoding ATP-binding cassette domain-containing protein, which encodes MSMIIAENLSKSYPVAIKQPGLKGTINHFFNRKYLNINAVKNISFTIQAGEVVGFLGPNGAGKTTTLKMLTGLIHPSSGKVNVAGFIPFRRQESFLQNITLVMGQKQQLIWDLPALDSLKINAAVYNISDQEFHRRLGELTEMLSLEGKLTQPVRKLSLGERMKAELLAALLHRPQVLFLDEPTLGLDVNAQVGVRDFLREYNKLYQATVLLTSHYMADITALCERVLLIHQGELMYDGNLDELLESFAPYREINIELSQPLPAEKLMSYGDIQLLEGRTVKFIVQRDALTSTVSQILANLEVIDLTVTEPSVEEVIGRVFQSGVVE
- a CDS encoding AarF/ABC1/UbiB kinase family protein, which translates into the protein MFLTHTVPRQREIIEVVFRNGWDYMRGLLTGGKTDEPQLPTPAVLKNILVDLGPVYVKLGQLLSTRPDLLSAAYIEELSSLQDEVPAVPWSEIEVIIRKQLKNPLEETFRMVNHLPVAAGSIAQTHRAILADGREVALKVQRPGIDITIAQDIALIQGIADLVARTDFGQTYEIKSVAEEFTKALEAELDFTREAGYTDQLRRNLSQSPWYDPTQIVVAEIDWSLTTQKLLVMEWLDGVPLLDADLSVGDSDTEQDLISKRTAITSLLFRAFFQQLYIDGFFHADPHPGNLFYLADGRVALLDCGMVGRLDPRTQQILTELLLAIVDIDAQRCAQLTLQLSDSAQPVILARLENDYDRMLRQYYNASLTDINFSQVIYEILQVARNNKIRLPSNMGLYAKTLANLEGVARNFNPNINLFDEIKPLITDLFRRQLLGDAPVRSLLRTALDIKRLSLQSPRQIELLLNRVTSETLQWNLSLKGLDGLRRTMDDAANRLSFSILVGSLIMGAAMISSQAQTSQLSFVSSILFAAASLLGLWLIISILRSGRLK